A genome region from Bacteroidales bacterium includes the following:
- a CDS encoding T9SS type A sorting domain-containing protein, translating into MNRNYLFFIILLLSISGLSPSFAQVLSPHWAFQVGGQGDDRGMKLMADLTGNIYFAGTIENTACINQTTDTITSLGYEDIVFGKINQDGQLLWRKHLGGKGTDAPSDITVNANGEVFLSGIFEDTIHFGTTFLKAKDYIDSFIAKYDSLGNLLWLRQISGLDSEHCVTITSDTYGNLICGGFFANTLEFPLQNTGIIQSQGEYDGFLAKWSPWGALLWIELIPGPEISQVKDVLMDNNNSCYVIGTFSGTVIPDSTQNAVNSFGGKDVFIARYNLLGDLLWFKTAGSILDDNAKCLTLGGNDKMIMTGEFKENLRHENKTILSADGGDDIFHLKFNKNGILQSFTKHGDINNDFVFDAWIPVGQKIMMASDLKILGGNKSVTLANYEMLGNIADILETSTNFNPIILSAVMTQPDEIYFCGTFHDKIVLDQFTLNSRGQEDLFIVKLAPEQDSVTELKRNEADTIFFPASDMHPSINDDFTLYSYPNPFGEITQIIYSLPQACNVYIEILDMKGNIIRKYDFPNQSAGNHFLDFNGKELHTGNYYCRFYASGETISVIKVIKLMCLH; encoded by the coding sequence AAGTCGGAGGCCAGGGAGATGACCGGGGAATGAAACTCATGGCCGATCTTACCGGGAACATCTATTTTGCGGGAACCATAGAAAATACTGCCTGCATCAATCAAACAACCGATACGATCACCAGCCTTGGCTATGAGGATATTGTATTTGGTAAAATCAATCAGGATGGTCAGCTTTTATGGAGGAAACACCTGGGTGGCAAAGGAACAGATGCACCTTCTGACATCACGGTGAATGCAAATGGGGAAGTTTTCCTGTCCGGCATCTTTGAGGATACGATCCATTTCGGGACCACCTTCCTTAAAGCCAAAGATTATATTGATAGTTTTATAGCGAAATATGATTCCCTAGGCAACCTGTTATGGTTGCGACAAATATCCGGGCTGGACAGCGAGCATTGCGTGACCATAACTAGTGACACTTATGGAAATCTGATCTGTGGAGGATTCTTTGCCAACACTCTGGAGTTCCCTTTGCAAAACACCGGTATTATCCAATCCCAGGGTGAATATGATGGATTTCTTGCGAAATGGAGTCCCTGGGGTGCGCTCCTATGGATAGAACTGATCCCTGGTCCGGAAATCAGTCAGGTGAAAGATGTGTTGATGGATAATAATAACTCATGCTATGTCATCGGAACCTTCAGTGGTACCGTAATTCCGGACAGTACGCAAAATGCTGTCAATTCATTTGGGGGAAAAGATGTTTTTATTGCCAGGTACAACCTCCTTGGTGATCTGCTTTGGTTTAAGACAGCTGGAAGTATCCTTGATGATAACGCGAAGTGCCTTACCCTGGGTGGTAATGATAAAATGATCATGACCGGTGAATTTAAGGAAAATCTGCGTCATGAAAATAAGACAATCCTGAGCGCCGATGGAGGTGATGATATCTTTCATCTGAAGTTCAATAAGAATGGTATTTTACAAAGTTTTACAAAACATGGTGATATTAATAATGATTTTGTTTTCGATGCCTGGATACCGGTTGGACAAAAAATTATGATGGCTTCTGACCTGAAAATTCTGGGGGGAAACAAAAGCGTTACACTTGCCAATTATGAGATGCTGGGAAATATTGCTGATATCCTTGAAACATCCACGAACTTTAATCCAATAATCCTTTCAGCCGTCATGACTCAGCCGGATGAGATTTATTTCTGCGGAACATTTCATGACAAAATTGTATTGGATCAATTTACACTTAATTCCAGAGGACAGGAAGATTTATTTATCGTTAAGCTGGCGCCTGAACAGGATAGTGTCACCGAACTAAAGCGAAATGAAGCTGATACTATTTTTTTCCCAGCTTCGGATATGCATCCGTCCATTAATGATGATTTCACCCTTTATTCCTACCCTAATCCTTTCGGCGAAATCACTCAGATCATTTATTCGTTGCCTCAGGCTTGCAATGTGTACATTGAAATACTGGATATGAAAGGGAACATAATCAGAAAGTATGATTTCCCCAATCAATCGGCAGGAAACCATTTCCTGGATTTTAATGGAAAAGAATTACATACCGGCAACTATTATTGCAGGTTTTACGCATCGGGGGAGACAATCTCCGTGATCAAAGTCATCAAACTTATGTGCCTTCATTAA
- a CDS encoding DUF6443 domain-containing protein, producing the protein MKTNHSATQINQIARFSFCTLMMLCFISTLGQSPDYNYIKQTDLLIKEDDTSNIGSLTDGEKLVTVQYFDGLGRLIQTNAYHQSPNRNDIIQHFEYDEA; encoded by the coding sequence ATGAAAACCAATCATAGTGCGACCCAGATCAACCAGATAGCCAGGTTCTCGTTTTGCACCCTGATGATGCTTTGTTTTATTTCGACTTTAGGTCAGAGTCCGGATTATAATTACATCAAACAGACCGATCTGCTTATAAAAGAAGATGACACTTCTAATATCGGCTCACTTACGGATGGGGAAAAATTAGTGACCGTCCAGTATTTCGACGGTTTGGGCCGGCTCATTCAGACCAACGCCTATCATCAGTCTCCTAACAGAAATGACATAATACAGCATTTTGAATACGACGAAGCGG